The following are from one region of the Achromobacter xylosoxidans genome:
- the aspT gene encoding aspartate-alanine antiporter, translated as MEWFFDTLRKYPELAIFLTLGLGYWIGAKKIFGFNLGAVTGTLLVGVLVGQLNITIAPVLKQVFFLLFLFGLGYGVGPQFFRGMKSDGLPQVIFAVILCVICLLVTWATAVGFGFDAGTGAGLLSGAQTISAVMGVATDTINGLGIDAATKKKWIDSIPVAYAVCYIFGTVGSAWLLASLGPKLMRVDIVKECQEYEAKMSGGADSMELSGYRKFIARAYKLDNAEFAGKTVGELESRFVEARVFVERIRRGDQVIDSDGKTVLQQGDVLGITGRHDALVTQAAGIIGTEVEDRDLISMPAEVVEVVLTNKNIAGKTIKEIADSEVGRELGRGVFLRKVVRGGHDMPINWGLKLDRGDRLFVLGAKRDVERVVGKLGYVDRATSQTDMVFVGFGILLGGLFGSLVLTVGGVPVTLSTSGGALISGLIFGYLRSVHPTFGRVPEPVHWFLTSVGLTTFVAVVGISSGPGFVLGFQQLGAKLFIAGIIATSVPMIVGVYIARYVFKFHPAIALGVCAGARTTTAAIGQITETAKSQVPALGYTVPYAIGNTLLIIWGIVIVMLMS; from the coding sequence ATGGAATGGTTCTTTGACACTCTGCGAAAATATCCGGAACTTGCGATATTCCTTACCCTCGGTCTCGGGTACTGGATAGGCGCCAAGAAGATTTTCGGATTCAATCTGGGAGCCGTGACCGGAACGCTGCTGGTAGGCGTGCTGGTGGGGCAGCTAAACATCACGATCGCTCCCGTCCTCAAGCAGGTCTTCTTCCTGCTCTTTCTCTTCGGTCTGGGTTACGGCGTCGGACCGCAGTTCTTCCGGGGTATGAAAAGCGATGGCCTGCCGCAGGTCATCTTCGCCGTCATTCTGTGCGTGATCTGCCTGCTGGTGACATGGGCGACAGCCGTAGGCTTCGGCTTCGATGCCGGCACTGGCGCAGGCTTGTTGTCCGGAGCCCAAACCATTTCCGCGGTCATGGGCGTGGCGACGGACACCATCAACGGCCTGGGCATAGACGCAGCCACCAAAAAGAAATGGATCGACAGCATTCCTGTCGCCTACGCGGTCTGCTACATCTTCGGCACGGTCGGAAGCGCCTGGCTGCTGGCCTCGCTGGGGCCGAAGCTGATGCGCGTGGACATCGTCAAGGAGTGCCAGGAATACGAAGCCAAGATGTCCGGCGGCGCCGACTCGATGGAGCTGTCCGGTTATCGCAAGTTCATCGCGCGCGCCTACAAGCTGGACAACGCCGAGTTCGCCGGCAAGACGGTGGGAGAGCTGGAGTCCCGCTTCGTCGAGGCCCGCGTGTTCGTGGAGCGCATCCGGCGCGGCGACCAGGTCATCGACAGCGATGGCAAGACGGTGTTGCAGCAGGGCGACGTGTTAGGCATTACCGGCCGGCATGACGCGCTGGTCACCCAGGCCGCCGGCATCATCGGCACCGAGGTCGAGGACCGCGACCTCATCAGCATGCCCGCCGAGGTCGTCGAGGTCGTGCTGACCAATAAGAACATTGCCGGCAAGACCATCAAGGAAATCGCGGACAGCGAAGTCGGCCGTGAACTGGGCCGCGGCGTGTTCCTGCGCAAGGTCGTGCGCGGCGGCCACGACATGCCGATCAACTGGGGGCTGAAGCTGGACCGCGGCGACCGCCTGTTCGTGCTGGGCGCCAAGCGCGACGTCGAGCGCGTGGTGGGCAAGCTGGGCTACGTCGACCGCGCCACCAGCCAGACCGACATGGTCTTCGTCGGTTTCGGCATCCTGCTCGGCGGCCTGTTCGGCTCGCTGGTGCTGACCGTGGGCGGCGTTCCCGTCACCTTGTCGACCTCCGGCGGCGCGTTGATTTCCGGCCTGATCTTCGGCTATCTGCGCTCGGTGCATCCGACCTTCGGCCGGGTGCCGGAACCGGTGCACTGGTTCCTGACATCGGTGGGGCTGACGACATTCGTTGCGGTCGTGGGCATATCGTCAGGACCGGGATTCGTGCTGGGCTTCCAGCAACTGGGCGCCAAGCTCTTCATCGCGGGCATCATCGCCACCAGCGTGCCGATGATCGTGGGCGTATACATTGCGCGGTATGTATTCAAGTTCCATCCCGCCATTGCATTGGGAGTCTGCGCCGGAGCCCGGACCACCACCGCGGCCATCGGCCAGATCACCGAAACGGCAAAGAGCCAGGTGCCCGCCCTGGGCTACACGGTTCCTTACGCCATCGGCAATACCCTGCTCATCATTTGGGGGATTGTCATCGTCATGCTCATGTCCTAG
- a CDS encoding electron transfer flavoprotein subunit alpha/FixB family protein, producing MTTLVIAEHDNAQLKGATLNAVAAAAKIGGDVHVLVAGANARAVADQAAAAAGVAKVLLADAPQLADGLAENVAAQVLAVASGYSHILFPATASGKNVAPRVAAKLDVAQISDIIGVESADTFQRPIYAGNAIATVQSADAVKVITVRTTGFDAVAAQGGSGAVEEVAAVADSGLSTFVGREVAKSDRPELAGARVVVSGGRGLGSAENFKILDPLADKLGAALGASRAAVDAGYAPNDWQVGQTGKIVAPQLYVAVGISGAIQHLAGMKDSKVIVAINKDPEAPIFGVADYGLVGDLFQVVPELTGAL from the coding sequence ATGACGACGCTGGTTATTGCCGAACACGATAACGCCCAGCTCAAGGGCGCAACCCTGAACGCCGTCGCCGCCGCCGCCAAGATCGGAGGCGACGTGCACGTGCTGGTCGCCGGCGCCAACGCGCGCGCCGTGGCCGACCAGGCCGCCGCCGCCGCGGGCGTCGCCAAGGTCCTGCTGGCCGACGCGCCGCAACTGGCCGACGGCCTGGCCGAGAACGTCGCCGCCCAGGTACTGGCTGTGGCCTCGGGCTACAGCCACATCCTGTTCCCCGCGACCGCCTCGGGCAAGAACGTGGCCCCGCGTGTGGCCGCCAAGCTGGACGTGGCGCAGATCTCCGACATCATCGGCGTGGAATCGGCCGACACCTTCCAGCGCCCGATCTACGCCGGCAACGCCATTGCCACCGTGCAGTCGGCCGACGCCGTCAAGGTCATCACCGTGCGCACCACCGGCTTTGACGCCGTGGCCGCGCAGGGCGGTTCGGGTGCGGTGGAAGAAGTCGCCGCCGTGGCCGATTCGGGCCTGTCCACCTTCGTGGGCCGCGAAGTCGCCAAGAGCGACCGTCCGGAACTGGCCGGCGCGCGCGTCGTCGTCTCCGGCGGCCGCGGCCTGGGCAGCGCCGAGAACTTCAAGATCCTGGATCCGCTGGCCGACAAGCTGGGCGCGGCGCTGGGCGCCTCGCGCGCCGCGGTCGACGCCGGCTACGCGCCTAACGACTGGCAAGTCGGTCAGACCGGCAAGATCGTCGCGCCGCAGCTGTATGTGGCGGTTGGTATCTCGGGTGCCATCCAGCACTTGGCCGGCATGAAGGATTCGAAGGTCATCGTCGCCATCAACAAGGATCCGGAAGCGCCGATCTTCGGCGTGGCCGATTATGGCCTGGTGGGCGATCTGTTCCAGGTCGTGCCCGAACTGACCGGCGCGCTGTAA
- a CDS encoding electron transfer flavoprotein subunit beta/FixA family protein translates to MKVLVPVKRVVDYNVKVRVKSDQTGVDIANVKMSMNPFDEIAVEEATRLKEKGAVAEVVAVSCGVAQCQETLRTAMAIGADRGVLVQTDAELQPLAVAKLLKALVDKEQPQLVILGKQAIDDDANQTGQMLAALLDWPQATFASKVELADGKVTVTREVDGGLETLTLKLPAIVTTDLRLNEPRYVTLPNIMKAKKKQLDTVTPEELGVDAAPRLKTLKVSEPPARKAGIKVADVAALVDKLKNEAKVV, encoded by the coding sequence ATGAAGGTTTTGGTACCTGTCAAACGCGTCGTTGACTACAACGTCAAGGTGCGCGTCAAGTCTGATCAAACCGGCGTGGATATCGCCAATGTGAAGATGTCCATGAACCCCTTTGACGAAATCGCCGTCGAAGAAGCGACCCGCCTGAAGGAAAAGGGCGCCGTGGCTGAAGTCGTGGCGGTTTCTTGCGGCGTTGCGCAATGCCAGGAAACGCTGCGCACGGCCATGGCCATCGGCGCCGACCGCGGCGTGCTGGTCCAGACCGATGCCGAACTGCAGCCGCTGGCCGTGGCCAAGCTGCTGAAGGCGCTGGTCGACAAGGAACAGCCGCAGCTGGTGATCCTGGGCAAGCAAGCTATCGACGACGATGCCAACCAGACCGGCCAGATGCTGGCCGCGCTGCTGGACTGGCCGCAAGCCACGTTCGCCAGCAAGGTCGAGCTGGCCGACGGCAAGGTCACGGTCACGCGCGAAGTCGACGGCGGCCTGGAAACGCTGACGCTCAAGCTGCCCGCCATCGTCACCACCGACCTGCGCCTGAACGAGCCGCGCTACGTCACGCTGCCCAACATCATGAAGGCCAAGAAGAAGCAGCTGGACACCGTCACGCCGGAAGAACTGGGTGTGGACGCCGCGCCGCGCCTGAAGACGCTGAAGGTCAGCGAGCCGCCCGCTCGCAAGGCCGGCATCAAGGTGGCCGATGTCGCGGCCCTGGTGGACAAACTCAAGAACGAAGCGAAGGTGGTCTGA
- a CDS encoding histone deacetylase family protein: METMYLTHPACRLHEMGSWHPESPQRLDAISDQLLASGLMPYLDDRQAPQASRHDILRVHTVQYLNSLREHTPEQGYFPIDPDTLMNPHTYEAALYAAGAGVAAVDAVMGGEARTAFCAVRPPGHHACRSQAMGFCFLNNVAIAAQHALDFHGLSRVAIVDFDVHHGNGTEDIFAGNDRVLMCSFFQHPFFPNSGAENPASNMLNVPVAAYTGGAAVRAIVTDTWLPALEAHRPELILVSAGFDAHREDDMGQMGLVEADYAWITEQLVEVAERHCQGRIVSTLEGGYNLSALGRSVVAHIRALAKL; this comes from the coding sequence ATGGAGACCATGTATCTTACCCACCCGGCATGCCGCCTGCATGAAATGGGCAGTTGGCATCCCGAAAGCCCCCAGAGGCTGGACGCCATTTCAGACCAGTTGCTGGCCAGCGGCTTGATGCCTTACCTGGACGACCGCCAGGCGCCGCAGGCATCCCGCCATGACATATTGCGGGTGCACACTGTCCAGTATCTGAACAGTTTGCGCGAACATACACCGGAGCAAGGGTATTTCCCTATCGATCCGGATACGCTGATGAACCCCCACACCTACGAAGCCGCGCTTTACGCGGCTGGGGCAGGGGTGGCCGCGGTGGACGCGGTGATGGGCGGAGAGGCCCGCACGGCCTTCTGCGCGGTGAGGCCCCCAGGGCATCACGCCTGCCGTTCCCAGGCCATGGGATTCTGCTTTCTGAACAACGTCGCTATTGCGGCGCAGCATGCGCTGGACTTCCACGGCCTGTCGCGGGTCGCCATCGTCGATTTCGACGTGCACCACGGCAACGGCACCGAAGACATCTTCGCCGGCAACGACCGCGTGCTGATGTGCAGCTTCTTCCAGCACCCGTTCTTTCCCAATAGCGGCGCCGAGAATCCCGCTTCGAACATGCTGAACGTGCCCGTGGCCGCGTATACCGGCGGGGCCGCGGTCAGGGCCATCGTCACCGATACCTGGCTGCCGGCGCTGGAAGCGCACCGGCCCGAGCTGATCCTGGTATCGGCCGGTTTCGACGCGCACCGCGAGGACGACATGGGCCAGATGGGCCTGGTCGAGGCCGATTACGCCTGGATAACAGAACAGCTCGTGGAGGTGGCCGAGCGCCACTGCCAGGGGCGCATCGTCAGCACGCTGGAAGGCGGTTACAACTTGTCCGCCCTGGGCCGCAGCGTGGTCGCCCATATACGAGCGCTGGCGAAGCTGTAG